One segment of Lytechinus variegatus isolate NC3 chromosome 13, Lvar_3.0, whole genome shotgun sequence DNA contains the following:
- the LOC121426807 gene encoding neuronal acetylcholine receptor subunit alpha-7-like, translating to MPFHSVDVIAHNDRIRMMKIKLHDDLISNYGPTTIPPYTDNPSSVNVKMRMLVDHIVQFDEPNQQVTLYSAIKMIWRDNHLSWNRSDYPDVKFLEVDVGKIWSPTVTVLTSNSPDFLRLNHRQVEISSDGTVSWLSPAIITSTCLFDVTLFPFDVQKCVFQFGPWASPHTEEDLDFFFDRNETTIDRYRENGVWEIVKDTVKKEYVSYSTHEEPFAEIHYHITFRRKSKVYVLGIVVPSVLLSLSTMVIFLLPPDSGEKISFGITNLLAMVLFQETVQAAMPPTGSPILANNICVMVIIACTSIIIEAIVLRMYNVGNARDVPRWVERAFLRKSQTVSTTDPVPIRNGSFVIHPDDEHGKQLRDCDDNHQSSNTDGELENAELWKMVALSLETKAALVTLCGIAGNIVCTALHVTIQYVTK from the exons ATGCCCTTTCATTCTGTAGACG TTATTGCACATAATGATAGGATAAGAATGATGAAGATCAAGCTTCATGATGATCTTATATCGAACTACGGACCTACAACCATCCCACCTTACACTGATAACCCATCCTCTGTCAACGTCAAAATGCGTATGCTGGTCGACCACATCGTACAATTC gatGAGCCTAATCAACAAGTAACACTCTACTCTGCTATTAAAATG ATATGGCGAGACAATCATCTATCGTGGAATAGGAGTGACTATCCCGATGTTAAATTCCTTGAGGTGGATGTTGGAAAGATTTGGAGTCCAACTGTTACAGTGTTGACAAG caATAGTCCTGATTTCTTACGTCTGAATCATCGTCAAGTGGAAATATCTTCTGACGGAACCGTTTCTTGGCTTTCACCGGCAATCATCACCAGCACCTGTCTGTTCGACGTTACACTCTTTCCTTTCGACGTCCAGAAATGTGTCTTTCAATTCGGACCTTGGGCAAGTCCGCACACCGAAGAGGATCTTGACTTCTTTTTTGACCGGAACGAGACAACCATCGATCGCTATCGTGAAAACGGCGTATGGGAGATCGTCAAAGACACGGTTAAAAAAGAATACGTCAGCTACAGCACGCATGAGGAACCCTTTGCCGAGATACATTACCACATCACATTCAGGAGGAAATCAAAGGTTTACGTCCTGGGTATTGTTGTCCCGTCCGTCTTACTCTCTTTATCCACCATGGTAATATTTCTTCTGCCTCCAGATTCTGGGGAGAAGATCTCATTTGGTATCACCAATCTCCTAGCCATGGTCCTCTTCCAGGAAACTGTACAAGCTGCAATGCCACCGACAGGTTCTCCCATCCTAG cTAATAACATCTGTGTGATGGTGATTATCGCCTGTACATCGATTATAATCGAAGCGATTGTCTTGAGGATGTACAACGTTGGCAATGCCAGAGACGTACCAAGATGGGTTGAACGTGCGTTCCTTCGAAAATCCCAGACAGTATCAACAACAGATCCAGTACCCATACGGAATGGATCTTTTGTCATCCACCCCGATGATGAGCACGGAAAGCAGCTTCGTGATTGCGATGACAACCATCAGAGTTCTAACACCGACGGTGAATTGGAAAATGCAGAATTATGGAAGATGGTGGCATTATCACTCGAGACGAAAGCAGCACTCGTAACACTTTGTGGGATTGCGGGGAATATTGTCTGCACTGCTCTACATGTAACCATACAATACGTTACTAAATAG